One Dermacentor andersoni chromosome 6, qqDerAnde1_hic_scaffold, whole genome shotgun sequence genomic window carries:
- the LOC129382525 gene encoding uncharacterized protein, whose protein sequence is MASTHSAGYTAEPTPGPGPPRPGGLAKTRSRAGTGGASSLASGVTQPATLYDPAELRSPSGLEDLHEQSGYAMYVVPNLGRISYTWHKSSSNAEIPAASSSHERRLPSSSSFEAMQIAELRCGLVPPHMRHFEETARYDQCRLVLPTAPDVVADEGHDLECPAEYQPEQLAQVSPIEDSAEGLTRGVLFSSSRPLSLPSVGFYRTGGSDQQTVMAPSGQLAAKAPMVSRLRGWLEGVSQGSTSSRATLPGQDSHGLLSVPQERPIVLDPKRVSFGVAIAEAATPSGLDGTKEAENEADGRRLLAQEVCGWDPTTDDANNLQQDDPGRVAASTSAAVSSKESSNSVPEQRTQPIMGRRETPPFINPQVPTIWCARRSGAFLFTPSKVVTRDSAQQTDS, encoded by the exons ATGGCGAGCACTCACTCTGCTGGCTACACCGCAGAGCCCACACCCGGTCCCGGGCCTCCGCGCCCCGGCGGACTCGCCAAGACTCGAAGCCGCGCCGGCACAGGCGGTGCCTCATCACTGGCCAGCGGGGTGACGCAACCAGCCACGCTGTACGACCCGGCAGAGCTACGTAGCCCGAGCGGCCTCGAGGACCTGCACGAGCAG AGCGGCTACGCCATGTACGTGGTGCCCAACCTGGGGCGCATCTCGTACACCTGGCACAAGTCTTCGTCGAACGCTGAGATACCAGCGGCGAGCAGCTCTCACGAGCGGCGGCTCCCCTCCTCATCCAGCTTCGAGGCGATGCAGATCGCAGAGCTCCGATGCGGCTTGGTTCCGCCCCACATGAGGCACTTCGAGGAGACTGCCCGTTACGATCAGTGCCGCTTGGTCCTTCCCACAGCACCCGACGTGGTCGCCGACGAAGGCCACGATCTCGAGTGCCCAGCTGAGTACCAGCCGGAGCAGT TGGCCCAAGTCAGCCCAATCGAGGATTCGGCGGAAGGGCTGACCCGAGGTGTCCTGTTCAGTTCGTCGAGACCACTTTCCTTGCCCTCTGTCGGCTTCTATCGCACCGGAGGCTCAGACCAACAAACCGTGATGGCCCCGTCGGGGCAACTCGCTGCGAAAGCACCAATGGTGTCCCGGCTCAGGGGATGGCTAGAAGGCGTCTCTCAGGGCTCCACTAGCTCCAGAGCCACGCTGCCTGGCCAGGACTCACATGGCCTGTTGTCAGTGCCACAGGAACGACCGATTGTTCTCGACCCAAAGCGAGTCAGCTTCGGTGTCGCCATTGCAGAAGCCGCCACTCCATCAGGCTTGGACGGCACAAAAGAAGCAGAAAATGAGGCTGACGGCCGTCGCTTGCTAGCGCAAGAAGTCTGTGGCTGGGATCCGACGACCGACGACGCCAACAACCTTCAACAGGACGATCCAGGAAGAGTAGCAGCGTCGACAAGCGCTGCCGTAAGCTCTAAGGAAAGTAGCAATTCGGTGCCTGAACAGAGGACCCAGCCGATAATGGGTCGACGAGAGACACCGCCTTTCATCAACCCTCAGGTTCCGACGATATGGTGCGCCCGGCGTTCCGGCGCTTTCCTTTTTACGCCGAGCAAAGTGGTAACTCGAGACAGCGCCCAACAGACGGACTCATAA